The proteins below come from a single Natranaerofaba carboxydovora genomic window:
- a CDS encoding MutS family DNA mismatch repair protein → MQDKKPQTAKELYNNRIKHQSKTAQEYLKKANKTSNLRLLTALIGIAGAIYLYMSANIFASIAILAIFLIIFVILVAKHRQFQDKRTHALILSQINEEAILRSNGNWDSFEDKGSEFIDEEHPYTHDLDIFGQGSLFQWINTTTTFNGRKKLKELLKKPCEKIEDIHNRQEAIEELSKKLKWRQELMTEGRKINDKDNKKTSLQNKNTEKLFSWAKNQNKIYLYPFVNLAVKVLPLITIALLLSAFFTDMSYFFPAVMIALHIGILVYDYSRRINDFMAITAYIDILKGYKKMLGLVESENFKSKPLKKLQFTLNSLTNTNHNKKINASQQINQLEKIVDAISHRFNQLYLVFNILFLLDYRWQIALEKWKKQSGKDIELWFNILGEIEALSSLSNINFDNPDWVMPEITGEPKFFEAEDLGHPLITENRVCNNLELKKPVNTLLITGSNMSGKSTLLRTAGINLVMAYIGAPICAKSFKASLMNVYTCMRISDNLEKNISSFYAELLRIKSIIKLAEQEPVFYLLDEIFKGTNSWDRHTGAKAVIKKLQREDAIGLVSTHDLELGNLEKEQSELKNYHFREYYQNDEIKFDYILRKGLSPTTNAAYLMKLAGIEPETNSN, encoded by the coding sequence ATGCAAGACAAAAAACCCCAAACTGCAAAAGAACTATACAATAACCGAATAAAACACCAATCAAAAACCGCACAAGAATACCTTAAAAAAGCTAACAAAACATCAAACTTAAGACTATTAACAGCACTAATAGGTATAGCAGGAGCAATATATTTATATATGTCTGCTAATATTTTTGCTAGCATAGCTATCCTAGCAATATTCTTGATAATTTTTGTTATACTTGTGGCAAAGCATCGACAGTTTCAAGATAAGAGAACCCACGCCCTTATCCTAAGTCAAATAAACGAGGAAGCCATACTTAGATCAAATGGAAACTGGGACTCTTTTGAAGATAAAGGAAGCGAATTCATAGATGAAGAACACCCATATACTCATGACTTAGATATCTTTGGTCAAGGATCACTATTTCAATGGATAAATACCACAACAACTTTCAACGGACGTAAAAAACTAAAAGAGCTCCTAAAAAAACCTTGCGAGAAAATAGAAGATATTCATAACCGTCAAGAAGCTATAGAAGAACTCTCTAAAAAGCTCAAGTGGCGACAAGAATTAATGACTGAAGGTAGGAAAATAAATGATAAAGATAACAAGAAAACAAGCTTACAAAATAAAAACACCGAAAAACTTTTTTCATGGGCCAAAAATCAAAATAAAATATATCTTTACCCTTTTGTAAATTTAGCAGTAAAGGTTTTACCTTTGATTACTATAGCGCTTTTATTATCGGCTTTCTTCACGGATATGTCTTACTTTTTTCCTGCTGTAATGATAGCTTTACATATAGGTATCCTGGTGTATGACTATTCAAGGCGCATAAATGATTTTATGGCTATCACAGCATATATCGACATCCTTAAAGGATACAAAAAAATGCTAGGTTTAGTAGAATCAGAAAACTTTAAGTCAAAGCCGCTTAAAAAACTACAATTTACTTTAAATAGTCTAACAAATACAAATCATAATAAAAAGATAAATGCTTCACAGCAAATTAATCAACTAGAAAAAATAGTTGATGCAATATCTCATCGTTTTAATCAGCTATATTTAGTTTTTAATATCCTATTTCTTTTGGATTACAGATGGCAAATTGCTTTAGAAAAGTGGAAAAAACAATCCGGAAAAGATATAGAATTATGGTTTAATATCCTTGGGGAAATCGAGGCCTTATCAAGCTTAAGTAATATCAATTTTGATAATCCTGACTGGGTGATGCCTGAAATTACAGGAGAGCCAAAGTTTTTTGAAGCAGAAGATCTTGGACATCCGCTTATTACTGAAAATAGGGTTTGCAACAATCTTGAGCTCAAAAAACCTGTTAACACCTTATTAATTACCGGCTCTAATATGTCAGGAAAAAGCACGTTACTTAGAACAGCAGGAATTAATCTCGTAATGGCTTATATAGGAGCACCAATCTGTGCCAAATCTTTCAAAGCATCGTTGATGAATGTTTATACCTGTATGCGAATTAGTGATAACTTAGAAAAAAATATTTCATCTTTTTATGCTGAGCTATTAAGGATCAAAAGTATTATAAAGCTAGCAGAACAAGAACCAGTTTTTTATCTATTAGATGAAATATTTAAAGGTACTAACTCATGGGATCGACACACCGGGGCTAAAGCAGTAATAAAAAAACTTCAAAGAGAAGATGCCATAGGCCTTGTCTCCACCCATGACTTAGAGCTTGGAAATTTAGAAAAAGAACAATCAGAACTCAAAAATTATCACTTTAGAGAATACTACCAAAACGATGAAATAAAATTTGATTATATTCTTCGAAAAGGACTGTCACCTACTACCAATGCAGCATATTTAATGAAATTAGCGGGAATCGAACCAGAAACAAATTCAAATTAA
- a CDS encoding 4Fe-4S dicluster domain-containing protein produces MGHLGTNKEAVYKALAKKIDSHPPGAPNNETLLHILKCLYTEEEASLGAKFPRFISSFNSLQKKTSLSQSELKKHLNNMINKGLVTDLNAEGKDDQYYMLTPMVVGFFEYTFMRTTSNLPLKDLSELFEEYLTNKEVVQEIFGGETKFFRASTHQKHIPLEIETEVFDYEKAADLIKDAGKGAITTCSCRHKAWHLGKNCDAPMDVCTSLGSAAEWVVEKGFGRPAGTDELLRILDETQEKGLVHLVDNVEKNPFYLCHCCGCCCGVLRAINEHEVHSVIPSNFIPHIDSQNCNGCGNCSKKCHINAVEIIEQSQANKNGKTAKIIEDLCIGCGACIDGCNKNAILLVRRDKIYTPPKNKKDQTIKMAKEKGKTL; encoded by the coding sequence ATGGGTCATTTAGGTACTAATAAAGAAGCAGTATATAAAGCACTAGCCAAAAAAATAGACAGTCATCCACCGGGAGCACCTAATAATGAAACTTTGTTACATATCTTAAAATGCCTTTACACCGAAGAGGAAGCTAGCTTAGGTGCTAAATTCCCTAGATTCATTAGCTCTTTTAACAGCCTACAGAAAAAAACTTCTCTAAGTCAAAGCGAGTTAAAAAAGCACCTTAACAACATGATTAATAAGGGGCTAGTCACAGATCTAAATGCTGAAGGTAAGGATGATCAGTATTACATGTTAACTCCAATGGTTGTAGGTTTTTTTGAATACACTTTTATGAGAACCACTTCTAACCTTCCTCTTAAGGATTTGTCAGAGCTATTCGAAGAGTATCTAACTAACAAAGAAGTAGTCCAAGAAATTTTTGGCGGGGAAACAAAATTCTTCAGGGCTTCTACTCATCAAAAGCATATTCCTTTGGAGATAGAGACTGAAGTTTTTGACTATGAAAAAGCTGCTGATTTAATAAAAGATGCTGGCAAGGGAGCAATAACTACATGCAGTTGTCGTCACAAAGCTTGGCACTTAGGGAAAAATTGTGATGCTCCAATGGATGTTTGTACTTCTCTTGGAAGTGCTGCAGAATGGGTTGTTGAAAAAGGCTTTGGCCGTCCTGCAGGGACTGATGAGCTCTTAAGGATCTTAGACGAAACACAAGAAAAAGGACTTGTTCATCTAGTTGATAATGTAGAAAAAAATCCTTTTTATTTATGCCACTGCTGCGGCTGCTGCTGCGGAGTATTACGTGCAATTAACGAACACGAAGTGCATTCTGTTATTCCGAGTAATTTCATTCCTCATATTGACAGCCAAAATTGTAATGGCTGTGGGAATTGTAGTAAAAAATGTCATATAAACGCTGTAGAGATTATCGAACAATCACAAGCAAATAAAAATGGCAAAACAGCCAAAATAATTGAAGACTTATGTATCGGATGTGGAGCTTGTATTGATGGATGTAATAAAAACGCTATCCTTCTAGTTAGACGAGACAAAATTTATACTCCACCAAAAAATAAAAAAGACCAAACTATTAAAATGGCCAAAGAAAAAGGAAAAACTCTTTAA
- a CDS encoding methyl-accepting chemotaxis protein has translation MSIGRKYSILVVVLLLVACVSIAIYSYITSSNTVTEASENTLYRSAYIASERLDEWLDNRVNVLNELSRMEGLEDMDIEEQREALQGEAERLGFLDIGIVEPDETGYTQYIEDEEADAELGDRDYVQTALEGEPNSSNVIISRVIDAPVLMHAVPIYDEAEEIVGIMIARDLAETIQEVTDGLGYGETGYSYIFGEDGTFFAHPDMELVMEEVNIFEDESTQDFGRAIEELDGEDGVVSYDYEGITRYQGVSRMDNGWYVAVGMEDVEFLAPIYTMRNAVIVFTAILIIVATGISLYGGRKMISPISKLDSMLNQMADYDFSLNSEELSGLSNKKDEVGSIASSMIKMQKNVVKLIDNINDKSEQVAASSQELSANTEENKNAADEVSKAVEQIAEGASNQAERTEQTSISTEEFGNMINNEQQYVKELNTKADETDELKEEGLKVVENLSKKTAESNKASESIYNTVIATKESADNIGQAVDTIKDIAEQTNLLALNASIEAARAGETGAGFAVVADEIRKLAENANENSEKISDIVHDLNEKSNHAVNTMKEVQGIVTEQNQGVENTRSKFNDIANSIQNVKEIAKVLTETGQHMQEKKKEIIDGLQDLASVAEENSSSTEEISSSVEEQTASMEEISRASEQLANLAEGMQQEISKFKY, from the coding sequence ATGAGTATAGGGAGGAAGTATTCAATATTAGTAGTTGTATTACTTTTAGTAGCCTGTGTTTCTATAGCTATTTATAGTTATATTACAAGTAGTAATACTGTAACAGAAGCTTCAGAAAATACTTTGTATAGATCGGCATACATAGCTTCTGAAAGGCTTGACGAGTGGCTTGATAATAGAGTTAATGTTCTAAATGAGCTTAGCAGAATGGAAGGTCTAGAGGACATGGATATTGAGGAGCAGAGAGAAGCCCTTCAGGGAGAGGCAGAAAGGCTTGGCTTTCTTGACATTGGAATAGTTGAACCTGACGAAACTGGCTATACGCAGTACATAGAGGACGAAGAAGCTGATGCTGAGTTAGGAGATAGAGATTATGTTCAAACTGCTTTAGAAGGTGAACCAAATAGTTCAAATGTAATTATTAGTAGGGTGATCGATGCACCTGTCTTGATGCATGCAGTTCCTATATATGATGAAGCCGAAGAAATAGTGGGTATTATGATCGCTAGAGATCTTGCGGAAACAATTCAAGAAGTTACAGATGGTTTAGGTTACGGTGAAACAGGGTATTCTTATATTTTTGGTGAAGATGGAACTTTTTTTGCACATCCAGATATGGAGCTTGTAATGGAGGAAGTTAATATTTTTGAAGATGAATCTACTCAAGATTTTGGAAGGGCAATCGAAGAATTAGACGGTGAAGATGGTGTGGTTAGCTATGATTATGAAGGAATTACTAGATATCAAGGTGTCTCTAGGATGGATAATGGCTGGTATGTTGCTGTGGGCATGGAAGATGTAGAGTTTTTGGCCCCAATTTATACTATGAGAAACGCAGTTATTGTCTTTACAGCTATATTAATAATTGTGGCAACAGGTATAAGCTTGTATGGAGGCAGAAAGATGATTTCTCCAATTAGCAAACTAGATAGTATGCTAAATCAAATGGCAGATTATGATTTTTCTCTGAATAGTGAAGAACTTTCGGGATTATCAAATAAAAAAGATGAAGTTGGTTCTATTGCAAGCTCTATGATAAAGATGCAGAAAAATGTGGTTAAATTAATAGACAATATTAATGACAAATCAGAACAGGTAGCTGCATCTTCACAAGAGCTTAGTGCAAATACAGAGGAAAACAAAAATGCTGCTGATGAAGTTTCTAAAGCGGTAGAACAAATTGCTGAAGGGGCTAGCAATCAAGCAGAGAGAACAGAGCAAACTTCTATTAGCACTGAAGAATTTGGAAATATGATAAACAATGAACAGCAATATGTAAAAGAATTAAATACCAAGGCTGATGAGACAGATGAATTAAAAGAAGAAGGGCTTAAAGTAGTTGAGAATTTGTCTAAAAAGACAGCAGAGAGCAATAAGGCTTCTGAGTCAATTTATAATACAGTTATAGCAACGAAAGAAAGTGCAGATAATATAGGCCAAGCTGTGGATACTATAAAAGACATTGCTGAACAGACAAACTTGCTGGCTCTTAATGCAAGTATAGAAGCCGCTAGAGCAGGAGAGACAGGAGCAGGTTTTGCTGTAGTGGCAGACGAAATACGTAAACTGGCTGAGAATGCTAATGAAAATTCTGAAAAAATTTCGGATATTGTACATGATTTAAATGAAAAATCCAATCATGCAGTAAATACTATGAAAGAAGTTCAGGGAATAGTTACAGAACAGAACCAAGGTGTAGAAAATACAAGATCTAAATTCAATGATATAGCTAATAGTATACAAAATGTAAAAGAGATTGCAAAGGTTTTAACTGAAACGGGACAACACATGCAAGAGAAGAAAAAAGAAATAATTGATGGATTGCAGGATTTAGCGTCTGTTGCAGAAGAGAACTCTTCAAGTACAGAAGAAATTTCTTCTTCGGTAGAAGAACAAACTGCTTCGATGGAAGAGATATCAAGGGCTAGTGAACAGTTGGCGAATCTTGCTGAAGGAATGCAACAAGAGATATCAAAATTTAAATATTAA
- the sigI gene encoding RNA polymerase sigma-I factor, giving the protein MESWQLDLLKTAKTGNEEAREKLIESYTSFIKQAASNYCKRKLEWENDDELSIAMLAFNEAIDSYDLNSEKKFENYVRMVMKNRLIDFYRKESRHNNLSLENNNEEGIDNSTNSKQHSQDTSYLEAKVSLERYREKKAVENRKEEMEEFEKELNKFGLSLEMLEKSAPKHEKTRNKLVEIAQYIASQSDLSGYVKKKKKLPLKEVVLATGISKKVLKRGRQYILGIMLIMMDERFSYLRSLFTLPLIGKDNNEHNIRSFYSRGESAASKGDGQGE; this is encoded by the coding sequence ATGGAGAGCTGGCAGCTAGATCTATTAAAAACTGCCAAAACAGGAAACGAAGAAGCTAGAGAAAAGTTAATTGAAAGCTATACATCGTTTATTAAACAAGCTGCCTCTAATTATTGCAAGCGAAAACTAGAATGGGAAAATGATGATGAGTTGAGTATTGCAATGCTTGCATTTAATGAAGCCATAGACAGTTATGATCTTAATTCTGAGAAAAAATTTGAAAACTATGTTCGGATGGTGATGAAAAACCGTTTGATAGATTTTTACCGCAAGGAGTCAAGACACAACAATTTGTCTCTAGAAAATAATAATGAAGAAGGTATAGATAATTCTACAAATTCTAAGCAACACTCACAAGATACTAGCTACTTGGAAGCAAAAGTTTCTCTAGAAAGATATCGAGAAAAGAAAGCCGTAGAAAATAGAAAAGAAGAAATGGAAGAATTTGAAAAAGAACTTAATAAGTTTGGTCTTTCGTTGGAAATGCTAGAAAAAAGTGCTCCAAAACACGAAAAAACTAGGAATAAACTTGTTGAAATAGCCCAGTACATAGCTTCGCAGTCAGATCTTTCTGGATATGTAAAAAAGAAAAAAAAGCTGCCATTAAAAGAAGTGGTTCTTGCTACAGGGATAAGTAAGAAGGTATTAAAGAGAGGACGTCAATATATATTAGGGATAATGTTAATAATGATGGATGAACGCTTTAGTTACCTTCGCTCACTTTTTACATTGCCTTTGATTGGAAAAGATAATAATGAACATAATATAAGATCCTTTTATAGCCGAGGCGAAAGTGCGGCCTCGAAAGGAGATGGTCAAGGTGAATAA
- a CDS encoding peptidylprolyl isomerase → MKKATIETEKGTMVVELYEQNAPGTVENFVKLIKENFYDGLTFHRVIPGFVNQGGCPKGTGTGGPGYTIKCETENNPNKHERGSLSMAHAGKDTGGSQFFICHASQPHLDGKHTVFGKVIEGDEVIDKISKGDKIIKMTVEEN, encoded by the coding sequence TTGAAAAAAGCGACTATTGAAACAGAGAAAGGAACAATGGTAGTGGAATTATACGAACAGAATGCACCAGGAACAGTAGAAAATTTTGTTAAATTGATTAAAGAAAACTTCTATGATGGACTTACATTTCACCGGGTCATTCCAGGCTTTGTAAATCAAGGTGGCTGTCCTAAAGGAACAGGAACGGGCGGACCAGGATATACAATTAAATGTGAAACTGAAAATAACCCCAATAAACATGAAAGAGGGAGTCTTTCCATGGCTCATGCCGGTAAAGATACAGGAGGGAGTCAGTTTTTTATCTGCCATGCCTCTCAGCCTCATTTGGATGGGAAACATACTGTCTTTGGTAAAGTGATAGAAGGAGACGAGGTAATAGATAAGATATCAAAAGGAGATAAAATTATTAAAATGACAGTGGAAGAAAATTAA
- a CDS encoding anti-sigma factor domain-containing protein: MNKNKIKAVVMRIEGDYVKVATEDRRFLTLSLPNEGTEVGEEIWIDPAEVDNKKKTSLLGHTRAISAAAVILIMIVGIVYSTVAPTSPTGEAAAYLAIDINPSIELAIDSENQVVDIISYDTEAEELTRDISLDELDNKNTFTVLKALVNKAKDKGYIHPGDENLFLITLVGANNDSENIDSVALAELTSRIVKEELTSHLQDLEIFGRVGVQQATLDDRVEAKGQERSINNYVLQKKASKEVGASKEELRNLENRELIDEIAKRDLPARRVFDEFDESKGPEGEGPPEVPPGQREKPPGLRDEPPGLRDDHPGRGEKPPGQRDEHPGERPDDDRDSSGREFEPGQEEPPGQKDAPGLEEDPWEVDPSEKNQEHVPPGQKEVPPGREDERPEKDDEISEQDDDELLEKEDGDTREKDHPRDKVPGQEKPPGLDEDLQEEDSPEKGQEDIPPGQKEVPPGKEDETSKKGH, encoded by the coding sequence GTGAATAAAAATAAAATAAAGGCAGTGGTGATGAGAATAGAAGGAGATTATGTAAAAGTTGCTACAGAGGACAGAAGATTTTTGACACTATCTCTTCCAAATGAAGGGACTGAGGTTGGAGAAGAGATCTGGATAGATCCCGCTGAAGTAGACAACAAGAAAAAAACTTCACTACTTGGGCATACTAGAGCTATTAGTGCTGCTGCAGTTATCTTAATTATGATAGTTGGCATTGTCTATTCAACAGTAGCTCCTACCAGCCCTACCGGGGAGGCAGCGGCTTATCTTGCTATCGATATAAACCCTAGCATCGAACTCGCTATAGACTCTGAAAACCAGGTGGTTGATATAATTTCTTATGATACGGAAGCTGAAGAACTAACAAGAGATATTTCGCTAGATGAACTAGATAACAAAAATACTTTTACTGTATTAAAGGCTTTAGTTAATAAGGCAAAAGATAAAGGTTATATACATCCCGGGGATGAGAATTTATTTTTAATAACTCTTGTAGGTGCTAATAATGATAGTGAAAATATAGATTCTGTTGCTTTGGCTGAATTAACTTCAAGGATAGTAAAAGAAGAGCTAACTAGCCACCTGCAAGATTTGGAAATATTCGGCAGAGTGGGAGTGCAGCAAGCTACTTTAGATGATAGGGTAGAGGCCAAAGGACAAGAAAGAAGTATTAACAATTATGTTTTACAAAAAAAAGCTTCTAAGGAAGTGGGAGCATCTAAAGAAGAGCTTAGAAACCTTGAAAACAGGGAGTTAATAGATGAAATTGCCAAAAGAGATTTGCCTGCTAGGAGAGTTTTTGATGAATTTGATGAATCAAAAGGGCCTGAAGGTGAAGGACCACCTGAGGTGCCACCGGGGCAAAGAGAAAAACCCCCGGGTCTAAGAGACGAACCTCCTGGTCTAAGAGATGACCATCCTGGTCGTGGAGAAAAACCTCCTGGCCAAAGAGATGAGCACCCAGGAGAAAGGCCTGATGATGATCGCGATTCTTCGGGTAGGGAATTTGAGCCAGGTCAAGAAGAGCCTCCTGGACAAAAAGATGCGCCAGGGCTAGAGGAAGACCCATGGGAAGTAGATCCTTCGGAGAAAAATCAGGAACATGTTCCTCCTGGTCAAAAAGAGGTACCTCCTGGAAGAGAGGATGAAAGACCTGAGAAAGATGATGAAATATCTGAGCAAGATGACGATGAACTCCTCGAGAAAGAAGATGGTGATACTAGGGAAAAAGATCACCCCAGAGATAAAGTGCCCGGACAAGAAAAGCCTCCGGGTCTAGATGAGGATCTGCAGGAAGAAGATTCTCCAGAGAAGGGCCAAGAAGATATTCCTCCAGGTCAAAAAGAAGTACCACCTGGAAAAGAGGATGAAACATCCAAAAAAGGGCATTAA
- a CDS encoding HD-GYP domain-containing protein has protein sequence MKKLSVKDFVSGMKLETDVYNKNGAIILPKETELTPKHIELLQSWGIVYAKEKVKKDKNFFMDQKELRKKFSASKDLISNFMKKIKYSDDLEIGKIENITEELLTYTLSTRNHASLINEMKSKDSYTFQHSMNVAVYSSLIGKWLNYDLDTIKELSMAALLHDIGKMKVPETILNKPTKLSDEEFEQIKKHPEYGYEIIFNTKGLGKNIAFAILQHHERTDGSGYPLGLKEDKITDFAKIIAVADTFDAMTSERSYDQRYSPFDALNEIKAGAFKNLDPKISLLFIDNILSFFVGSNVVLNTGEKGEIVYFYKEDLHNPVIRTDHEIIDLSKEDNKELADVLIF, from the coding sequence TTGAAAAAGTTAAGTGTTAAAGATTTTGTTTCAGGTATGAAATTAGAAACAGATGTCTATAACAAAAATGGAGCAATAATACTCCCAAAAGAAACTGAGTTAACACCCAAACATATTGAATTATTGCAATCCTGGGGTATTGTTTATGCAAAAGAAAAAGTAAAGAAGGACAAAAATTTTTTCATGGACCAAAAAGAATTAAGAAAAAAATTTTCTGCCTCAAAGGATCTAATTTCTAATTTCATGAAAAAGATAAAATACTCTGATGATTTGGAAATAGGTAAAATAGAAAATATAACCGAAGAATTACTTACATATACACTATCAACAAGAAATCATGCTAGCTTAATCAATGAAATGAAATCTAAAGATTCCTACACATTTCAGCATAGCATGAATGTAGCGGTTTATTCATCCTTAATTGGTAAATGGTTAAACTACGACCTTGATACTATTAAAGAATTGAGTATGGCTGCCCTCTTACATGATATCGGAAAAATGAAAGTGCCTGAAACAATTTTGAATAAACCAACCAAGCTAAGTGACGAAGAATTCGAACAGATAAAAAAACATCCTGAGTATGGTTACGAAATTATTTTTAATACTAAAGGATTAGGGAAAAATATAGCTTTTGCTATCCTTCAACACCATGAAAGGACCGATGGAAGTGGTTATCCTTTAGGATTAAAAGAAGACAAAATAACTGATTTCGCTAAAATCATAGCTGTTGCAGATACTTTTGATGCTATGACTTCTGAACGTAGTTACGACCAACGGTACTCACCCTTCGATGCTTTAAATGAAATAAAAGCTGGTGCTTTTAAAAATTTAGATCCCAAAATATCTCTGTTATTTATTGACAATATTTTATCGTTTTTTGTGGGTTCTAATGTTGTTTTAAATACGGGGGAAAAAGGTGAAATAGTTTATTTTTACAAAGAGGATTTACATAACCCTGTGATAAGAACCGATCATGAGATAATAGATTTATCTAAAGAAGATAATAAAGAATTGGCAGACGTCTTAATATTTTAA
- a CDS encoding NAD(P)/FAD-dependent oxidoreductase — MKDKTVVIIGGGPAGMMAAITAGEHCNNVILVEKNSRLGKKLKITGGGRCNLTNDKEPAEIIDKVITNNKFLYKSLEAFTSQDLIKFMEDNGCPVIIEDDGCVFPKSNNSSDVINIFYNLLKKNNVKLYLGKSTEEILIKNNKIESVKINENNIIACDSVILATGGVSYPGTGSTGFGHKIANNLGHTITPLKPALVPIEIKEKWITKLSGMSFENVAVKTKIANKLKTIQGDLLITHFGISGPAVLKLSSYLNKLDPSSTKSRKQKLIGHSISIDFVPNIPHEELKEIFTSSKYSNKQVSTLLTDYLPKNFVKELLENLEVDNNTSLNQLTKKERGKIINSLKDFNITVKSLRDIKEATVTSGGINTKEVNPKTMESKLIKGLYFAGEILDVDALTGGYNLQIAFSTGYVAGINSVS, encoded by the coding sequence ATGAAGGATAAAACAGTAGTTATAATTGGCGGTGGCCCTGCTGGCATGATGGCAGCTATTACAGCAGGAGAACATTGTAATAACGTGATTTTAGTAGAGAAAAATTCTCGGCTGGGTAAAAAATTAAAAATAACAGGTGGAGGCAGATGTAACCTAACAAATGACAAAGAACCAGCTGAAATTATAGACAAGGTTATTACAAATAATAAGTTTTTATATAAAAGCTTAGAGGCTTTTACAAGCCAAGACTTGATTAAGTTTATGGAGGATAATGGCTGCCCTGTTATAATTGAAGATGATGGTTGTGTCTTTCCCAAAAGCAATAATTCTAGCGACGTTATAAATATTTTTTATAATTTGCTTAAAAAAAACAATGTTAAGCTTTATCTTGGAAAGAGTACAGAAGAGATTTTGATAAAAAATAATAAGATCGAAAGTGTTAAAATTAACGAGAATAACATTATAGCCTGTGATAGTGTGATTTTGGCTACTGGAGGTGTCTCATATCCCGGCACCGGTAGTACAGGTTTTGGACATAAGATAGCAAATAATTTGGGCCATACCATCACCCCATTAAAACCTGCCCTGGTGCCAATTGAGATAAAAGAAAAATGGATAACAAAATTATCCGGCATGTCTTTTGAAAATGTTGCGGTTAAGACCAAAATCGCAAATAAGCTAAAAACAATACAGGGGGACCTTTTGATAACTCATTTCGGAATCTCTGGACCAGCAGTGTTAAAACTAAGCTCTTATTTAAACAAGTTAGATCCATCAAGCACAAAGTCTCGCAAGCAAAAATTAATTGGTCATTCAATAAGTATCGACTTTGTGCCAAATATACCTCATGAAGAATTAAAAGAAATCTTCACTTCTTCAAAATATAGTAACAAACAAGTCTCTACCCTCCTAACCGATTATCTACCCAAAAATTTTGTAAAGGAACTACTAGAAAACCTAGAAGTCGATAATAATACTAGTTTAAACCAGCTAACCAAAAAGGAAAGAGGGAAAATAATCAACTCACTAAAAGATTTCAACATCACAGTCAAAAGTCTAAGAGATATTAAAGAAGCGACTGTCACCTCAGGTGGTATCAATACTAAAGAAGTAAACCCCAAAACCATGGAATCAAAGTTAATTAAAGGGCTTTATTTTGCCGGTGAAATTTTGGATGTGGATGCCTTAACTGGAGGGTATAACTTACAAATAGCTTTTTCCACCGGATATGTTGCAGGCATTAATAGCGTATCTTAG
- a CDS encoding DUF166 domain-containing protein, whose protein sequence is MKILAIFEGAYGERIINNIENNMPEDWWVTSFTPPDIAEPVVDYPEEYLPQELPQVDLILHMAENSQAPQLLPEIVDMSGAKGVIASIDDSSWIPPGLRNQLEKQLGKKGVAIVFPKPLCSINEGSCGFEDSYYEYESEIIEEFSRYFGRPKFDVTLDEENKIKKVEVLRGAPCGATHYTVKKIKGMSVDEVTPKAGLMSIHYPCLASMEFEKKKEGNIDTIMHISGKIFNEELDKAMGKD, encoded by the coding sequence GTGAAGATATTAGCTATTTTTGAAGGGGCTTATGGAGAGAGAATAATAAATAACATTGAAAATAATATGCCAGAAGATTGGTGGGTAACAAGCTTTACACCACCGGATATAGCTGAGCCAGTGGTTGATTACCCTGAAGAATACTTGCCACAAGAACTACCACAGGTAGATTTAATTTTACATATGGCAGAAAACAGCCAGGCGCCTCAGCTTTTGCCTGAAATTGTAGATATGAGCGGGGCTAAGGGAGTGATAGCTTCAATTGATGATTCTTCCTGGATACCACCAGGACTTCGTAACCAACTAGAGAAACAACTTGGCAAAAAAGGGGTTGCCATAGTGTTTCCAAAGCCTCTTTGTTCAATAAATGAAGGAAGTTGTGGATTTGAAGATAGTTATTATGAATATGAGAGCGAAATAATAGAAGAGTTTTCTAGATATTTTGGCAGGCCCAAATTTGATGTGACCTTGGATGAAGAAAACAAAATAAAAAAGGTTGAAGTACTAAGGGGAGCCCCCTGTGGAGCAACTCATTATACAGTAAAGAAGATAAAAGGAATGAGCGTTGATGAAGTGACTCCAAAAGCTGGCCTTATGAGCATTCATTACCCATGTCTTGCTTCTATGGAATTTGAAAAAAAGAAAGAAGGTAATATTGATACTATAATGCACATATCGGGTAAAATTTTTAATGAAGAGTTGGATAAGGCTATGGGGAAAGATTGA